A window from Ovis canadensis isolate MfBH-ARS-UI-01 breed Bighorn chromosome 26, ARS-UI_OviCan_v2, whole genome shotgun sequence encodes these proteins:
- the MFHAS1 gene encoding malignant fibrous histiocytoma-amplified sequence 1 isoform X2: MAGTDSGNLKTVRLWRDAALRARKLRSNLRQLTLSSAGGCPGTDQLDSPDAPQLVLPANIGDIEVLNLGNNGLEEVPDGLGSALGSLRVLVLRRNRFAQLPPAVAELGHHLTELDVSHNRLSVLGPEAVGALRELRKLNLSHNQLPTLPAQLGALVHLEELDVSFNRLAHLPDSLAGLSRLRTLDVDHNQLTAFPRQLLQLAALEELDVSSNRLRGLPEDISALRALKILWLSGAELGTLPSGFCELASLESLMLDNNGLRALPAQFSRLQRLKMLNLSSNLLEEFPAALLPLAGLEELYLSRNQLTSVPSLISGLGRLLTLWLDNNRIRYLPDSIVELTGLEELVLQGNQIAVLPDNFGQLSRVGLWKIKDNPLIQPPYEVCMKGIPYIAAYQKELAHSQPAVQPRLKLLLMGQKAAGKTLLRHCLTEDRVEGKLGGGGQEKTYSPSPPPGSKGIEVTSWTADASRGLRFIVYDLAGDERYEVIQPFFLSPGALYVLVVNLATYEPLRFPTTVGSFLHRVGARVPHAVVCIVGTHADLCGEQELEEKCLDIHRQIALQEKHDAEGLSRLAQVVDEALARDFELRSASPHAAYYGVSDKNLRRRKAHFQYLLNHRLQILSPVLPVSCRDPRQLQRLRDKLLSVAEHREIFPNLHRVLPRSWQVLEELHFQPPQAQRLWLSWWDSARLGLQAGLTEDRLQSALSYLHESGKLLYFEDSPALKEHVFHNLSRLIDILNVFFQRDPSLLLHKLLLGTSGEAEAEGRAESSPLMAPPAPSQDTLRATQLHHYVEGFLLHGLLPAHVIRLLLKPHVQAQQDLQLLLELLEKMGLCYCLNKAKGKPLNGSTAWYKFPCYVQNEVPHAEAWINGTNLAGQSFVAEQLQIEYSFPFTFPPGLFARYSVQINNHVVHRSDGKLQIFAYRGKVPVVVSYRPAKGVLQPDTLSIASHASLPNIWTAWQAITPLVEELNVLLQEWPGLHYTVHILCSKCLKRGSPNPHAFPGELLSQPRPEGVAEIICPKNGSERVNVALVYPPTPTVISPCSKYLHTFLDN; the protein is encoded by the coding sequence ATGGCAGGGACGGACAGCGGGAACCTGAAGACGGTGAGGCTGTGGCGGGACGCCGCCCTGCGCGCCAGGAAGCTGCGGAGCAACCTGCGCCAGCTCACCCTCAGCTCGGCCGGGGGCTGCCCGGGAACCGACCAGCTCGACTCCCCTGACGCCCCCCAGCTCGTGCTCCCGGCCAACATCGGGGACATTGAGGTGCTGAACCTGGGGAACAACGGCCTGGAGGAGGTGCCCGACGGGCTGGGCTCGGCGCTGGGCAGCCTCCGCGTCCTGGTCCTGCGCCGGAACCGCTTCGCCCAGCTACCTCCGGCAGTGGCCGAGCTGGGACATCACCTCACGGAGCTGGACGTGAGCCACAACCGGCTGAGCGTCCTGGGCCCTGAGGCGGTGGGCGCCCTGCGCGAGCTGCGGAAGCTCAACCTCAGCCACAACCAGCTCCCTACCCTGCCAGCCCAGCTGGGTGCGCTGGTCCACCTGGAAGAGCTGGACGTCAGCTTCAACCGGCTGGCGCACCTGCCCGACTCCCTCGCCGGCCTCTCTCGCCTGCGCACCCTCGACGTGGACCATAACCAGCTCACGGCTTTTCCCCGACAGCTGCTGCAGCTGGCggccctggaggagctggacgtgTCCAGCAACCGGCTGCGGGGCCTCCCCGAGGATATCAGTGCCCTGCGCGCCCTCAAGATCCTCTGGCTGAGTGGGGCCGAGCTTGGCACCCTGCCGAGCGGCTTCTGCGAGCTGGCCAGCCTGGAGAGCCTCATGCTGGACAACAACGGGCTGCGGGCTCTGCCCGCCCAGTTCAGCCGCCTGCAGCGACTCAAAATGCTCAATCTCTCCTCCAACCTCCTGGAGGAGTTCCCGGCCGCCCTGCTGCCCCTGGCTGGCCTGGAGGAGCTCTACCTTAGCCGCAACCAGCTCACCTCGGTGCCATCCCTGATCTCGGGCCTGGGCCGTCTTCTCACCCTGTGGCTGGATAACAACCGGATCCGCTACCTGCCCGACTCCATCGTCGAACTCACCGGCCTGGAGGAGCTTGTCCTGCAGGGGAACCAGATCGCTGTGCTGCCAGACAACTTTGGCCAGCTCTCCCGCGTGGGCCTGTGGAAGATCAAGGACAACCCTCTGATCCAGCCCCCCTACGAGGTCTGTATGAAGGGGATCCCGTACATCGCCGCCTACCAGAAGGAGCTGGCTCACTCCCAGCCGGCGGTCCAGCCGCGCCTCAAGCTGCTTCTGATGGGTCAGAAGGCGGCAGGAAAGACCCTTCTCCGGCACTGCCTCACTGAGGACAGAGTGGAGGGGAAGCTTGGGGGAGGGGGCCAGGAGAAGACCTACTCGCCTTCACCTCCGCCTGGGAGCAAGGGCATCGAGGTGACCAGCTGGACGGCGGATGCGTCCCGGGGCCTGCGGTTCATCGTGTATGACCTAGCCGGGGATGAACGCTACGAGGTGATACagcccttcttcctctccccaggGGCCCTGTACGTGCTGGTGGTGAACTTGGCCACCTATGAGCCGCTCCGCTTTCCCACCACCGTGGGCTCTTTCTTGCATCGGGTGGGGGCCCGGGTGCCCCACGCCGTGGTGTGCATCGTGGGCACCCATGCCGACCTGTGCGGggagcaggagctggaggagaagtgTCTGGACATCCACCGCCAGATCGCCCTGCAGGAGAAGCACGACGCCGAGGGGCTGAGCCGTCTGGCTCAGGTGGTGGACGAGGCGCTGGCCCGGGACTTCGAGCTCCGCTCCGCCAGCCCTCACGCCGCCTACTACGGGGTGTCGGACAAGAACCTTCGGCGGCGCAAGGCCCACTTCCAGTACCTGCTCAACCACCGGCTGCAGATCCTCTCGCCAGTGCTGCCCGTCAGCTGCCGGGACCCGCGCCAGTTACAGCGCCTGCGCGACAAACTGCTCTCGGTGGCCGAGCACCGCGAAATCTTCCCCAACTTACACCGCGTGCTGCCGCGGTCCTggcaggtgctggaggagctgcacTTCCAGCCCCCGCAGGCGCAGCGGCTCTGGCTCAGCTGGTGGGACTCAGCTCGCCTGGGGTTGCAGGCCGGGCTGACCGAGGACCGGCTGCAGAGCGCCCTCTCCTACCTGCACGAGAGCGGCAAGCTGCTGTACTTCGAGGACAGCCCGGCCCTCAAGGAGCACGTCTTCCACAACCTCTCCCGCCTCATCGACATCCTCAACGTCTTCTTCCAGAGGGACCCTTCCTTGCTACTGCACAAGCTGCTCCTGGGGACCAGCGGCGAGGCCGAGGCCGAGGGCCGGGCCGAAAGCTCCCCGCTGATGGCGCCGCCCGCCCCGAGCCAGGACACGCTTCGGGCCACCCAGCTACATCACTACGTGGAGGGCTTTCTGCTGCATGGGCTCCTGCCAGCCCATGTCATCCGGTTGCTGCTGAAGCCTCATGTCCAAGCTCAGCAGgacctgcagctgctgctggagcTGCTGGAGAAAATGGGACTCTGTTACTGCCTCAACAAAGCCAAGGGCAAGCCCCTGAATGGGTCCACGGCCTGGTACAAGTTCCCCTGCTACGTGCAAAATGAGGTGCCGCACGCGGAAGCCTGGATTAACGGGACCAACCTGGCTGGGCAGTCCTTTGTGGCTGAGCAGCTGCAGATTGAATACAGTTTTCCCTTCACCTTTCCACCCGGCTTGTTTGCCCGCTACAGCGTCCAGATCAACAACCACGTGGTGCACAGGTCGGATGGCAAACTTCAGATCTTCGCCTACAGGGGGAAAGTCCCGGTGGTGGTGAGCTACAGACCTGCCAAGGGGGTCCTGCAGCCGGACACCCTGTCCATTGCCAGCCACGCATCGTTACCGAACATATGGACGGCATGGCAAGCCATAACCCCCTTGGTAGAGGAACTGAATGTCCTACTTCAGGAATGGCCTGGACTGCACTACACCGTGCACATTCTCTGTTCTAAGTGCCTTAAGAGAGGGTCGCCCAATCCACACGCTTTCCCAG
- the MFHAS1 gene encoding malignant fibrous histiocytoma-amplified sequence 1 isoform X1: MAGTDSGNLKTVRLWRDAALRARKLRSNLRQLTLSSAGGCPGTDQLDSPDAPQLVLPANIGDIEVLNLGNNGLEEVPDGLGSALGSLRVLVLRRNRFAQLPPAVAELGHHLTELDVSHNRLSVLGPEAVGALRELRKLNLSHNQLPTLPAQLGALVHLEELDVSFNRLAHLPDSLAGLSRLRTLDVDHNQLTAFPRQLLQLAALEELDVSSNRLRGLPEDISALRALKILWLSGAELGTLPSGFCELASLESLMLDNNGLRALPAQFSRLQRLKMLNLSSNLLEEFPAALLPLAGLEELYLSRNQLTSVPSLISGLGRLLTLWLDNNRIRYLPDSIVELTGLEELVLQGNQIAVLPDNFGQLSRVGLWKIKDNPLIQPPYEVCMKGIPYIAAYQKELAHSQPAVQPRLKLLLMGQKAAGKTLLRHCLTEDRVEGKLGGGGQEKTYSPSPPPGSKGIEVTSWTADASRGLRFIVYDLAGDERYEVIQPFFLSPGALYVLVVNLATYEPLRFPTTVGSFLHRVGARVPHAVVCIVGTHADLCGEQELEEKCLDIHRQIALQEKHDAEGLSRLAQVVDEALARDFELRSASPHAAYYGVSDKNLRRRKAHFQYLLNHRLQILSPVLPVSCRDPRQLQRLRDKLLSVAEHREIFPNLHRVLPRSWQVLEELHFQPPQAQRLWLSWWDSARLGLQAGLTEDRLQSALSYLHESGKLLYFEDSPALKEHVFHNLSRLIDILNVFFQRDPSLLLHKLLLGTSGEAEAEGRAESSPLMAPPAPSQDTLRATQLHHYVEGFLLHGLLPAHVIRLLLKPHVQAQQDLQLLLELLEKMGLCYCLNKAKGKPLNGSTAWYKFPCYVQNEVPHAEAWINGTNLAGQSFVAEQLQIEYSFPFTFPPGLFARYSVQINNHVVHRSDGKLQIFAYRGKVPVVVSYRPAKGVLQPDTLSIASHASLPNIWTAWQAITPLVEELNVLLQEWPGLHYTVHILCSKCLKRGSPNPHAFPGELLSQPRPEGVAEIICPKNGSERVNVALVYPPTPTVISPCSKKNAGEKHRNQ; this comes from the coding sequence ATGGCAGGGACGGACAGCGGGAACCTGAAGACGGTGAGGCTGTGGCGGGACGCCGCCCTGCGCGCCAGGAAGCTGCGGAGCAACCTGCGCCAGCTCACCCTCAGCTCGGCCGGGGGCTGCCCGGGAACCGACCAGCTCGACTCCCCTGACGCCCCCCAGCTCGTGCTCCCGGCCAACATCGGGGACATTGAGGTGCTGAACCTGGGGAACAACGGCCTGGAGGAGGTGCCCGACGGGCTGGGCTCGGCGCTGGGCAGCCTCCGCGTCCTGGTCCTGCGCCGGAACCGCTTCGCCCAGCTACCTCCGGCAGTGGCCGAGCTGGGACATCACCTCACGGAGCTGGACGTGAGCCACAACCGGCTGAGCGTCCTGGGCCCTGAGGCGGTGGGCGCCCTGCGCGAGCTGCGGAAGCTCAACCTCAGCCACAACCAGCTCCCTACCCTGCCAGCCCAGCTGGGTGCGCTGGTCCACCTGGAAGAGCTGGACGTCAGCTTCAACCGGCTGGCGCACCTGCCCGACTCCCTCGCCGGCCTCTCTCGCCTGCGCACCCTCGACGTGGACCATAACCAGCTCACGGCTTTTCCCCGACAGCTGCTGCAGCTGGCggccctggaggagctggacgtgTCCAGCAACCGGCTGCGGGGCCTCCCCGAGGATATCAGTGCCCTGCGCGCCCTCAAGATCCTCTGGCTGAGTGGGGCCGAGCTTGGCACCCTGCCGAGCGGCTTCTGCGAGCTGGCCAGCCTGGAGAGCCTCATGCTGGACAACAACGGGCTGCGGGCTCTGCCCGCCCAGTTCAGCCGCCTGCAGCGACTCAAAATGCTCAATCTCTCCTCCAACCTCCTGGAGGAGTTCCCGGCCGCCCTGCTGCCCCTGGCTGGCCTGGAGGAGCTCTACCTTAGCCGCAACCAGCTCACCTCGGTGCCATCCCTGATCTCGGGCCTGGGCCGTCTTCTCACCCTGTGGCTGGATAACAACCGGATCCGCTACCTGCCCGACTCCATCGTCGAACTCACCGGCCTGGAGGAGCTTGTCCTGCAGGGGAACCAGATCGCTGTGCTGCCAGACAACTTTGGCCAGCTCTCCCGCGTGGGCCTGTGGAAGATCAAGGACAACCCTCTGATCCAGCCCCCCTACGAGGTCTGTATGAAGGGGATCCCGTACATCGCCGCCTACCAGAAGGAGCTGGCTCACTCCCAGCCGGCGGTCCAGCCGCGCCTCAAGCTGCTTCTGATGGGTCAGAAGGCGGCAGGAAAGACCCTTCTCCGGCACTGCCTCACTGAGGACAGAGTGGAGGGGAAGCTTGGGGGAGGGGGCCAGGAGAAGACCTACTCGCCTTCACCTCCGCCTGGGAGCAAGGGCATCGAGGTGACCAGCTGGACGGCGGATGCGTCCCGGGGCCTGCGGTTCATCGTGTATGACCTAGCCGGGGATGAACGCTACGAGGTGATACagcccttcttcctctccccaggGGCCCTGTACGTGCTGGTGGTGAACTTGGCCACCTATGAGCCGCTCCGCTTTCCCACCACCGTGGGCTCTTTCTTGCATCGGGTGGGGGCCCGGGTGCCCCACGCCGTGGTGTGCATCGTGGGCACCCATGCCGACCTGTGCGGggagcaggagctggaggagaagtgTCTGGACATCCACCGCCAGATCGCCCTGCAGGAGAAGCACGACGCCGAGGGGCTGAGCCGTCTGGCTCAGGTGGTGGACGAGGCGCTGGCCCGGGACTTCGAGCTCCGCTCCGCCAGCCCTCACGCCGCCTACTACGGGGTGTCGGACAAGAACCTTCGGCGGCGCAAGGCCCACTTCCAGTACCTGCTCAACCACCGGCTGCAGATCCTCTCGCCAGTGCTGCCCGTCAGCTGCCGGGACCCGCGCCAGTTACAGCGCCTGCGCGACAAACTGCTCTCGGTGGCCGAGCACCGCGAAATCTTCCCCAACTTACACCGCGTGCTGCCGCGGTCCTggcaggtgctggaggagctgcacTTCCAGCCCCCGCAGGCGCAGCGGCTCTGGCTCAGCTGGTGGGACTCAGCTCGCCTGGGGTTGCAGGCCGGGCTGACCGAGGACCGGCTGCAGAGCGCCCTCTCCTACCTGCACGAGAGCGGCAAGCTGCTGTACTTCGAGGACAGCCCGGCCCTCAAGGAGCACGTCTTCCACAACCTCTCCCGCCTCATCGACATCCTCAACGTCTTCTTCCAGAGGGACCCTTCCTTGCTACTGCACAAGCTGCTCCTGGGGACCAGCGGCGAGGCCGAGGCCGAGGGCCGGGCCGAAAGCTCCCCGCTGATGGCGCCGCCCGCCCCGAGCCAGGACACGCTTCGGGCCACCCAGCTACATCACTACGTGGAGGGCTTTCTGCTGCATGGGCTCCTGCCAGCCCATGTCATCCGGTTGCTGCTGAAGCCTCATGTCCAAGCTCAGCAGgacctgcagctgctgctggagcTGCTGGAGAAAATGGGACTCTGTTACTGCCTCAACAAAGCCAAGGGCAAGCCCCTGAATGGGTCCACGGCCTGGTACAAGTTCCCCTGCTACGTGCAAAATGAGGTGCCGCACGCGGAAGCCTGGATTAACGGGACCAACCTGGCTGGGCAGTCCTTTGTGGCTGAGCAGCTGCAGATTGAATACAGTTTTCCCTTCACCTTTCCACCCGGCTTGTTTGCCCGCTACAGCGTCCAGATCAACAACCACGTGGTGCACAGGTCGGATGGCAAACTTCAGATCTTCGCCTACAGGGGGAAAGTCCCGGTGGTGGTGAGCTACAGACCTGCCAAGGGGGTCCTGCAGCCGGACACCCTGTCCATTGCCAGCCACGCATCGTTACCGAACATATGGACGGCATGGCAAGCCATAACCCCCTTGGTAGAGGAACTGAATGTCCTACTTCAGGAATGGCCTGGACTGCACTACACCGTGCACATTCTCTGTTCTAAGTGCCTTAAGAGAGGGTCGCCCAATCCACACGCTTTCCCAG